Part of the Hirundo rustica isolate bHirRus1 chromosome 3, bHirRus1.pri.v3, whole genome shotgun sequence genome, CCCACCAGAAAGCCTCTACAAGACATTAGCTGTATTTCTACAGAAAGACACACatccaggagcaggaaaaaaaaaaaaacaaaacaaaacaaaaaaaacccaccaaaaccaaaaaaccaaacaacaaaaaccccactgagTTCCACATTTCCATTCCCTAAATTAAACCACAGGtttgttctgctgctccagggactGAGCTGTAGCATTGGGACAGTTTGCACCAGCCCTTTGCTGTTGTCTTTCCTCACACCAGGGGACAGCACACTTTTATTAAAACTACTTACTGCACTCCTAGCACTATGTaactccaaaacaaacagagaTTTGTCTAGATTTGAATATAAATTGGAAGCAGCATCTGTGTTCACCATACCCTGCACCAACTGCTACATAGTACAATGGTTCCTACACAGTATTTTAGACTAaagttcttaaaataaattttacagttTCAGATACTGCTAAGGTTTTCAATACAACTAAACAGCATTCACAATTATCAGCAACTGCTCATATTAACAGAAGTTATTTGAAAAGTGTTATCATCTATCTTAACAAACAACACAGTAACTACCAACCTGAGAAAAAGTAAGGCATTTCGTACTAGATTAACACTGGACATTCACATAAAATTGAAGATTTAAAGATTCCCAGTATCATAAACTGCATGTTTCTGGACACTACAATTTGTCAGACTActcaaaaaaattatcaaaactGCAGACAAGGTAAAAGCTTAATAAACATCTTATACATACAGACACACGTAAAACATTTTCATGTCACAATTACCAAGTGATGACAAgcaaattttgtttctgtaatttggtgaaaaactgatttttttttcctcttacaagTATTGCAAAAAGCACCTGGGAGTAAAGGAGGCAACTTTCATCAGATGGGAGGTAGCATCCAGATATGCTGGtaatttttatatgaaaagtTATTATTACTGTGAAATACAACatgcccttccttccctccctttagACATCCTTTCAGttagaaaagagatttttttattaaatttttaccAGAAAATAAGTGGTGCAGAATAACTGTTTAAACACAGATGAACACTGGCCAAAGTAACTGACCTCTACTGAAGCAGCTACTCAGGGATGAAAAAGAGTCTCCAAAATCttcagcacagcctgtgctgtaATTGATGTTCTCAGAGACACCTGCAGCAAACCAATACCCCAAGTTTCACTCTCTCAACCAAAATGTTGGATGTATCCATTACCAGCCACTGTTTTGGGCACAGCAAAGGAACATAAAGCCATGAAGAAATGCAGGACGTTCCAAACTTGTCCAAAGCCAAGCACCAACTTCCAATTCTCAACCTCACATTCCAAGCTTGTGATGCTGTGTatgcttctccagcagctttttgCTAGGCAGCACCACATTACACTTTTCACACCTGTACttctttttgtgctttgttATGTGCTTTTGGAAAGCCTGTTTATCCATTGTGGAATACCTGCACCTCCTGCAGTGCAGCTTGAGGTGAGTCAGCATGTGGCGTTTGAGGTGGCTGGAGGTGCGGAAAGCCAGGGAGCACTGCTTGCACTGGAACggcttctcccctgtgtgggtcTTCAGGTGGAGCTTCAGGTTCCCATTGTGGGCTGTGCAATAGCCACACTCCTCACACCTGTATGTCTTGACAGGCAGCTCCTTGTGCTCGCAGTGGCAGCCAGGAGTGGAGGTTCCCTCCCCGGTGTGAGAAGCCAGGTGCTGCTTCAAGGACAGCCATTTGCTGGTTGAGTAgtcacagctcctgcacttgAAATGCCCCACGTTCAAATGTGTGAGCCTGTGCCTGTTCAGGTGACTGGAAGTACGGAACTTCTTCTGACAAACGGTGCAGCTGTAGGGCCTCTCACCTGTGTGAGTCCTGATGTGGAGCTCCAGGTTGCCTAAAATGCCAGTAGCATAGCTGCACTCTACACACTGATACAACAGTGGCTTATTTGGTGCTTGGACATCATTTGCTGTGGCCCTCTGAACACCCTGCTGAACTCCACAGACTTCTGAACCAAGCAAGGAGCTGTTTGAGGCTTTGCAGGAATCAAAATCCCTTTCTGGATATGTGCCTCTGTGGATTTCACGATGCAATTCAAGATTCTCTAAACACCTCTCTACAAAGACGCAACTTCCAAACTCCTGTCCATTTTCCACATGGAGAAGGCTGTGTTTCTGCAAGTGGCTTGATGTTTTAAATACCTCATTGCACTCTTTACACACGAATGATCTTTCATCCGTATGTATCTTTAGGTGCAACCTGAAGTTGTTAGGAACAGCAGTAGCATAACTGCAGTGCTGGCACCTGTACATTTGGAATGTATTTAAATTAGAAGGATATGTATCCTTCAAGTTTTCCACGAAGTTACGAAATGAAGAATCATCTTGCACTTGTGAGTGAGAAGCCTCTGATTGGAGGAAAGGCTCCTCTTTGTAATTGGCACCATCCATTTGGTAGGAGGCCCGAGGAACTTCTGATCTATTTTCAGTAACAGTGAGGCTGTTGTTTCCTTGGCTGTTCTCAAGGAATTTCTTTCCAGGGCATATTTTCTTACTGTCCCACACATCACATGCTTGCTCGAACTCCACTTCAGAAGCCAGGATTCCCCCAGATGGACAATCATTTTCTCTACCAAAAAGAGAGTGAGAAACACGGCCCTGAGAATCACCATCAGCTTTgcatattttgtttttacagtatTTATTGCTCTGACTCATACAACCATTAGCCTTTAACTCCTCATGAAATTTCCTGTGAAAGCTGAGATGTCCTTTAGTGTAGAATACCAGGTTACATTCATCACATGTGTAATCCTTTGGAGgtctttcagttttctttctcccactCAGAGAGTTGGGTTGCTGCGCTTGGCACGTTTCTGTCCCTGCATGGATCCTCCTGTGTCTCTCCAACCCTGATGTGCTGGTGAAtgctgcctggcagagctcacaGGAATATGGTTTATCCCCTGCATGGACTTGGCTGTGCCTCACCATGTTTGCAAAATACAATGAGAAGAAGGTGCAGAACCTGCACTGGTAGAGCTTATAGCCAGCATGCCAGTACATGTGATTTAACAGGTAGGACAAGCTGCTGCAGGAGTAATCACACTGAGGGCACTGGTAAGGTGGTCTCTCCTTGTGTCCCTTCATGTGATGAATAAAATTCCTAGGATTTGatgaagcaaagaaacaaattctgcaggaaaagctaACTGGCACATCCAGAGGTGTAAAGTCCCtttcaattttaataaaaaatttattgtatttactttcttttttcttggtctcagattctctttcttcagatcCTTTCTGCCTCCCTTTTCTCACACTTAGTCtatttttccttgccttttgcAACATAGCAATCTTATGAAATTTAAGGTGATTCTTAAGattgacagaaaagaaaaaagttcttttacaaaagcagcatttatgtattttcttatctttatgAGCTGAATAAATATGTTTCTTCAGGTGTGCACTGCATTTGTAAACAGAACTACAAAACTTGCACTTGAAACTCGATCGTTCCTTCTCCTTTGTAAAACAAGATGTTTTAGGAAGAGGTGTGATGGTCATACTACCACTCAGCCACGTTAAACCTTCCTGCTGGCTCTGGAACTCTTTTGGGCTTGCATGAGAAGAAACAACTTCTTGTTGCTGGTATCTTTTCTTACTGAATGGTGTTAACATCTTGTAAATATGCTCTCCAGCAGTATTTAATTCAGCAGAAGTGGAAGGACTCATGTTAGGTTTCTCTACATCTTCTAGATCCTCCTTAAAAGTAGAACAGCCATTAAGAAATGGATCAGAAAAATTATAGCTacatttctcttcttctttcaaGCCATGTTCCGAAAGAGAACTTAGAGTTTCATCTTCaaatttgcttattttcctGTACTCAATTTCCTTATCTTCATCCTTTGAGGAATCAGAATCTACAAGGAGATAATAAAAAGTCAAAATTCATACAATCACAAGTATGCATGATTAATTCATAATAATAATCCCAAATTGCCTAACAACTTGCTTGTTCTTCACTGCTTCTGATTCCTTAttatttccctctctccatTTTTCTCTAATGCCTCTCTTCatgctcccctctgcccccaaCATTTAAGTGTTGCTACTAGTTAGAAGCCACCTTCTTTCATACTCTCTGTTCTCACTCAAGACTCTGAATTTCACAGGACAACACCATGTCCAGTTTTTAACAGAACACCTTTATGCCAGGATTCCTATGTATGTACTAACGCCAAATTTTTCTAATGCTCCATTCTCACAAATACCATGTTTTTTCTGCGTTTTTGAGAACATTTCCCTGATGAAAGGCCAACCTTTTTATCATTGGAGGAGAATGACAAAGTACCAACTTCTTGTAATCTCACTGCCTTTCGCAGGAGCCTGTGAAAGAACTGAGCATACCCCAGAcagtattttccttctgctgcactTATGAATCTAATTTGAAATGCTTACTCTATAAGAAATTGGTTTCATAGCATTCTATacaattttgtatttcaaaaattCAAGGTTTACCGTATTTATTAAACTCTTGAAATAACCTTATTAATATATTACCTTCCATTTTAACGATTATCTTAAATTCCTTGTAGATATCTGGTTGTTTCTGTGGACTGCCATCAAAAAGAACACTTGCAACACTGACAGGTTCTTCTTCATGTTTGGGTACCACTACCAATGTCTCAAAAGTGTCAGCTCTGTCACTGTcagtggaggagaggagaggaggaatcTTCTGAAAGCCATCGTCATTGCCACAATCTTCTCCATCGCTGTATTTTATTATCTCTGGAAGCTCTGTTTTGCAAGATGATGTAGGTAACATGCAATTTTGACCATATTTATCCATATCTGCACCATACCCAtcacttaaaaataactttgttttgttatACACACTCTCAGCAAGCCATTTATCCTCAGAGTACTCAACACAATTATCTTCATTTGAAACACTCTTGTTTGCATCCCAATTGCCTACACTGCTACTGCCGTTTGAAGGCTCCACTTCATGTTCTAGGCAAAGGCTGTTGTTTAATTTAAACTCCTGCTCCACCTCGGGAATGGACACTTCCTGATCCGCATCAACATCCTGGAGAAAATCCTCATCGCTCAGCACAAAGATAGTGACTGGCAACACAGTCTCAAAGACCTCGGCCTCTGCgaggagaaacaaagacaatTATCGTAAttacccccaaaaaaaccccaaaaccccagggcACCGCGTCCACCATAATCCCCGCGCACACCCAGTGCGCATGCGCATCCCCGCCAATTCTCCCCGCATCCCCACTTTGCGCGGGCTCTCGGGCACCGCCGCTCCCGCGGGAGCCGCGCCGGATCCCTGCCCAGGCCACCGGCACTTACCGCTGTCCGCGGCCGCCTGCGGGATCCCCTCCGCGGCCACCTGCGACACTCCCGGCTCCGTCGGCATGTCCGGGCCGTTCCGCCGCGGGACTCGAGCCACCGGCGCTGTGCGCCTGCGCAGAGGGGCGGTGCCGCTGGCGCCTCTCGATTTAAGGAAGAGGCGGGGGCGCGGCTTAAGGAATGCGTGGGGCGAGCCCCGAGGCTTTCAAATACGTTGGAAAATTCGGTTGAAAACGTGCTCTTCAGTGGTTTAAAAACTCCGTTTAATTACCCACCCGGCCGGGGAGCCGCCAGCTCTGGGCAGAATTATGCGAATGCTCTGCGAAACCTGTTCCCGGTTTAAGCAATTTTGATCGGTTGTTACTTCTATTCCTGTAAAATTAGATCTCAGCTAATACGGATTATAGTCTTAAAATAGGCATTGTGCCAACAATAAGGCACTCCTTtgtgtgaaaaacgccaatcacttgttttaaatttttaaaagtataatggtaataaaatggttataaaaatagaattagagtaataaaaaaaattgaacaattaaggttaggacaatacaagacaataaaaacaaagaaacaggcgtctgggtgccttcccgagcaaaaagctctgaagaaggacccccaATTAACAAAGAGTTATCCCTTAAAAGtaatagcctgttgaatattcatacatttcatacatgatgcataaattctaTTCAAACAGATaattctctctggttagtgtcacttttttcctttaatctctatggcgtcttcagggctgagtgAGGCAGGAGAAGCTGGTCTTTTCTGATGAGGAAgttataaattctttttctctgaaagatttatgttttcctgtggctggtatataaaaactacattttaactactaaactacatttaccatactatcaaaatactaatacaacattactaatcaatacaacataatacatttAGTAAATACCTTGCATAGATTCATATAATAGGCACTTTTCACACTTGTTAGGGACAGAAAGAATCACAGTCGCAGGCAGGAGTCACAAAATTCATGGAAACACAAAACAGCATCTTTGGTTTCATCCTGTTCTCTTGGCTGTTCAGGCTGAAAGTGGAAAATGTATGAACCTGTGTGTAAACATATTTGCACGTGTAATGCACGTGCATAAAGAGATGTAGCtctttatatacatatataaatttGTAGACAcgcagggtgtccctgcccatgacagggtgGATGGAAAGaggtggtcccttccaacaaaAACCATTCTGTAATACTGTGAgttggggctggaagggacctctggagaccATCCAGTCCAAACCCCCTGGTAAGGCAGtgtcacctggagcagctgaCATGTCCAGATGGGTTTGGAGTGTCTCCAGGGAAGGACAATCCACAAAATCCCcgggcagcctgctccagtgctctgccacccgCAACatgaagttcttcctcatgttgagcTGGAAAttgttgtgtttcattttatggCCATTGTTCCTCATCCTGTTGCTGGGCACCGCTGTaaagagtctggcaccatcctccTGGCACCTGCCTTGGAGATACTTACATAGATTGTTGAGATCctctctcagtcttctcttctccaggctaaccAGGCCCAGTTCCTGCAatctttcctcataagagagatgctccagaggCCTCATCATCTTTGAagcctctccaggagctccttgtCCTGCCATTCCAAGGatccccccagctcccagcaccctgttcctgacattattttttccccacccccagctgtgatcccacattctgcactgcTAGAGGATTCCCAGTTCTCATTTTCCAGGCTCAGCACTCCATAGTGGTGTCTCCAGAAGAGAGTGGAACGTTTAGCCACTCCAATGAGAGGATTTTCCCCTATTCCCTGTCTTCTTCCCCCAGTAAAAATCATGGAACCAATTATCTGCCTTAATTTCAAAGCCTTGCACTTGTGTGCACTTGTATGGAGCTGCACCCATTTGTAGGAATATTTGTTCAGATTGTGAAGTTTAGGTggcatcttttttattttcaggtagAACCCATGAAGTCTTGAGGGAGGATCATTTCCAAAATCCTCCCCACTGGGAGTATTAAATTAGAGAAAGATGGGAGGAGTATTGGTTTCTGTGTTTCAGCTCTCAGGGAGTTTGGGAGACTCTACAGAGTGAGAAGACTTGTTGATACTCCAAGGTGATTGAAACAGGTGCTGGGATGAGCATGTCTTGTGTAGATTTCTTGCTGCCTGAGCAAGCCACAGCGTGTGAAataacaaatgtaaaaaaatcttctcctgGCATAACCTTCTGAGTCTTCCCCACAAGATGGCTCTGCAGCCATAGGCTCTGCAAGGGGAGACTggtaatttctccttttttaaagcattaaatttaaaataatctcctTTGAAAGATATCTCCCTCACTAGAAAACCTGCAAAGTTCTGTGAAAACTTTACGAAGATGTTAATCCAAGCCTTTTTCCTCAAAAGTGGTTCTCTCCAAACTTTTTCTTGAAGGAACAGACTATTACTCTCAGCCTAATACTTCATGATACCATCATCCAATGGATAAAATAACCATGAAATGTCTGAGGAATGAATCTGGTCAGTCTGGGCTTCATCTGTCTTTATAAGCCCTTTGCACAAAACTATGTTTTGCAAATTCAGCTTGCAATGGAGTGATCTGAACCTGCTTGCAACTGTGCTTGTGCCCAGACCAGCATGAAAAAAAGTTGTGGAAGGTATCTTGTGAGGAGTAGGACGGGGGGGACTGGGGGACGGGGGGGGTGTGTTGGGGGGGGTGTTGgggggggaatggctttaagatGAAAGAGGGTGGGTTTAGAatgggtattaggaaaaaaaatttccctctGATGGTGGTGAAGGATGGTGGTGAAGCTCTGGCACACTGTTGGGggttagttttttgtttgtttgtttgtttgtttgtttgtttgtttgtggtttttttgttgtttggtttggttttattttttttttttccccctatagAATACCACCCCCTCCgccccataagttgctaagagactaaatacggatgcttagagggtgcttggCACACACAaaagggtgggggaagatcacttaagtttgggagagggaaaggcaCAGTGCTCCGGGAGGTGCGCgtgcttttctcctgctctcggcatcggAGAGGCACAGTCGGATGACTACTGGCTGCGTGAAGAGTCCACTGATAACggagggtccagtcctgggaattctatcgtctgctggagcaggaattcGGATCCAcctcacctgctctgctggagctgcgtCAGCCTCATCCAGCCGTCGTggtttcttcagcactgctcgctttgcctgccgggacaacccaccgtttccagtcatcagccccggAGCATCCCAccgtttcagcttggtgctctcggcgtcccaagagatcagactgccccgggcttgtgaaacaaagcccctcgaggttcttggttctgtttattattattattattgctgtagttgttgttgtttgtttttccagttgtatttactagtaaaggactgttattcctttccccatagctctgactgaaaagcctctttaatcttctaaattattataacttggagggaagggattggaattccccattcctagagaggccccgcctctccctagcagatacctgtctttcaaaccaagacacacagGTTgccctgtggctgccccatcactggaagtgttccagccaggttgggtggggcttggagcaacctgggataatggaaggtgtccctgcccatggcaggagctgaaatgagatgatccttaaggtttcttccgacccaaaccattttgtgattATGTGAAATATTAGATACTAGGAGAAATTGAAGCAACCCAAATAGATTGTGATTATTTGAAGTGTGGATTTTTGACATCTTTGTGGCCAGAACAGTAAGTTACCTCAACTAACATAAGATATTGACCTGAAAGGTGTAACTTGAGAGTGTAGTCACCTTAGGCTGCGAGTGGGTTTTATCCTCCTGCATTTAATCCTGTAGGTTGGAAGAGCCTATGCCAGTAATTTTGTAAGGTCTTACACCAGTATCCTTCACTTTACCAGCCAGGCCACATAACAATAAATCAAGCTGGAAATACTGAACAAAAAGCCTAAAAGTTGAGGGATAAAGATAATGTCACTTTTAGACCAGGGAGAGTCAGAGGATTGTTCCTGGGAAACTTACATTATGTAGGTGCATAATGTAAGTGTGTATGGTCTGGCAATAAAAGCAGAAGTGGTAGCTGAATACAAGTCCAGCTGGGAAAGCATAGAAAAGAGGCTGGATAAGTTGTAAATGAAGTTATAGTTCAATGTCAGCTAATATAAAGAGGGATATATCTCCAGAAGGATTGCTCAGTGCAGTTTCAGCTGTATTAGTATTAGGACTGTGAACTACAGGGACTGGGAGCTTTTTAACAGCCCGGATGTTTCAGTAACAAGCCAAGACTTAGTAATTAAATTGATTCTTTTACTACAAAAcctgctggtttgtttttctctttctcacactgccacttcttttttttttttttttttttttttggaaaacagcTCCACTGAAGTCTGTTccagagggaagagaagaaaacacatcAGTGAGGACAAAGAGCTGAGCAGCACTTAGGCACAGAGCCTTCTCACACCAAATGCCCAGAGAGAATGCAGCTGAGGATTGAGAGTCACACAAAATCCCAGCACACTCTGTTTTCCAATACCTTCTGCCCAAAGCAGATCTCTTATCACTCAGTTCACCTTGAACTTGTGGAAACTGcaagactaggaaaaaaattcagtcttATTGTTAGGGTACAGGAGCCAGGAAATTTGatttccattcctttttttcctgcaggtttGTGAAAATCCCAACTGTTTGCCGAGTTTTCAAACTCTTCACATCGCtttaaaagcacaaagcagCGTTCTTATATGTTTTCAGCTCTCAGTATTGGAAGAAGAGTTTGATTTATTGCCATATGCAGCATTTCCCTAAATCTGGAGACAAATGCATCTAAGGTAGAACTCAGGAAAATCTGGAAATACAGAGCAAATTTCTCTGGTACATTGAGCATGGTCCATTCTActgattttgctctttttctcttcatagaatcatagaatagtttgagATAGAAGGACCTCTTAAAGGTTACTGAATCCAATCccgctgccatgggcagggacactttccactagaccaggctgttccaagtcccttccaacccagacttGAACACTATCATGGATGGGGCAGTTCTCTCGTGCCTTTCTGATGTGAAAGACAGAGAACTTCTGAATCAAAAATGATTGCTTTTTATGAGGCCACGCTGATCTGAGCAAAGTTAGCCCAAAACTGATTTATGGAGTTTGTTGCAGTTTGAGAGAAACAAACGTGGCAAAGGAAATTTCAGCTTGAAAGTTCCAGCATAGCAAGACCTCATTGTGGATAATGTGAGGAAATCTTAATAGAAGGGGTTGGTGCCTCTGCCTTCTATAATTTGAAAACTGAACATTAAAATACTGACAGTAACAGAGGGTAATGAGCCATTGCTTGTCAAGAATGATGCATAGGAAAAGGTCAGCTCTTTGGGAAAGCAAGTGCCTGTGGATTGACAAAGTTAATCATAAAAATAAGTGTATTGCTGCCAAATTGCCAGTTGCTGGGTAACCCACAGGTGAAGGGAAGTGAATTTGCTTAGTAACAGGAGTTTAATGATTCACCATCTGGGTGAAGTATTCTTCAGTGGAGCGTGTATGATTTTTATTTAGACAATGCAGTCTACCTGTACCAATTTACCAGCTAATCTGTCTCTAGACTCCTTTCATAATATTGGCTGCAAGCTTAACTCAGTTGTCTGaatatgaataataataaaagttcTCATATTAGTTTTTCTGTATCCTTAATGGTCTTAAATTAACTTAAAGTAACACATCCACACCAGATAAATAGCATAATTACTTTGTGGAAAAGGTGCTTCTTAGGCATAAGATTTGGAGACCAACCTGAAAACATgataaactcttttttttttctttttttttttttttttaatatagcatGGCAAAGTTGCCTCAGTCAAAACAGAGAGCgttctgtt contains:
- the LOC120750915 gene encoding zinc finger protein 493-like; translation: MPTEPGVSQVAAEGIPQAAADSEAEVFETVLPVTIFVLSDEDFLQDVDADQEVSIPEVEQEFKLNNSLCLEHEVEPSNGSSSVGNWDANKSVSNEDNCVEYSEDKWLAESVYNKTKLFLSDGYGADMDKYGQNCMLPTSSCKTELPEIIKYSDGEDCGNDDGFQKIPPLLSSTDSDRADTFETLVVVPKHEEEPVSVASVLFDGSPQKQPDIYKEFKIIVKMEDSDSSKDEDKEIEYRKISKFEDETLSSLSEHGLKEEEKCSYNFSDPFLNGCSTFKEDLEDVEKPNMSPSTSAELNTAGEHIYKMLTPFSKKRYQQQEVVSSHASPKEFQSQQEGLTWLSGSMTITPLPKTSCFTKEKERSSFKCKFCSSVYKCSAHLKKHIYSAHKDKKIHKCCFCKRTFFFSVNLKNHLKFHKIAMLQKARKNRLSVRKGRQKGSEERESETKKKESKYNKFFIKIERDFTPLDVPVSFSCRICFFASSNPRNFIHHMKGHKERPPYQCPQCDYSCSSLSYLLNHMYWHAGYKLYQCRFCTFFSLYFANMVRHSQVHAGDKPYSCELCQAAFTSTSGLERHRRIHAGTETCQAQQPNSLSGRKKTERPPKDYTCDECNLVFYTKGHLSFHRKFHEELKANGCMSQSNKYCKNKICKADGDSQGRVSHSLFGRENDCPSGGILASEVEFEQACDVWDSKKICPGKKFLENSQGNNSLTVTENRSEVPRASYQMDGANYKEEPFLQSEASHSQVQDDSSFRNFVENLKDTYPSNLNTFQMYRCQHCSYATAVPNNFRLHLKIHTDERSFVCKECNEVFKTSSHLQKHSLLHVENGQEFGSCVFVERCLENLELHREIHRGTYPERDFDSCKASNSSLLGSEVCGVQQGVQRATANDVQAPNKPLLYQCVECSYATGILGNLELHIRTHTGERPYSCTVCQKKFRTSSHLNRHRLTHLNVGHFKCRSCDYSTSKWLSLKQHLASHTGEGTSTPGCHCEHKELPVKTYRCEECGYCTAHNGNLKLHLKTHTGEKPFQCKQCSLAFRTSSHLKRHMLTHLKLHCRRCRYSTMDKQAFQKHITKHKKKYRCEKCNVVLPSKKLLEKHTQHHKLGM